A portion of the Leifsonia sp. EB41 genome contains these proteins:
- a CDS encoding ThuA domain-containing protein, which produces MTMTALRVTVWNEGVHETTQPDIAAIYPDGIHGAIAAGLTELLGEEVVVRTATLADPEHGLSEQQLAETDVLLWWGHIAHDQVSDEVVERVRQHVLGGMGLIVLHSGHFSKIFIRMLGTTCSLRWRNPAGGERELVWNVNPTHPIAQGVDQPIVIEAQEMYGEFFDIPTPDDLVFISSFTGGEVFRSGVTFTRGRGKIFYFSPGDQEYPVYFHPQVRRVLANGVRWAAPVGARAIPEVSNPQPV; this is translated from the coding sequence ATGACCATGACCGCACTCCGTGTGACCGTCTGGAACGAAGGCGTCCACGAGACCACCCAGCCCGACATCGCCGCGATCTACCCCGACGGCATCCACGGCGCGATCGCCGCCGGCCTCACCGAGCTGCTCGGCGAGGAGGTCGTCGTGCGCACGGCGACGCTCGCCGACCCCGAGCACGGCCTGAGCGAGCAGCAGCTCGCCGAGACCGACGTGCTGCTCTGGTGGGGACACATCGCTCACGACCAGGTCTCCGACGAGGTCGTGGAGCGCGTGCGGCAGCACGTCCTCGGCGGGATGGGCCTGATCGTGCTGCACTCCGGGCACTTCTCGAAGATCTTCATCCGGATGCTCGGCACCACCTGCTCGCTGCGCTGGCGCAACCCGGCGGGCGGCGAGCGCGAGCTGGTCTGGAACGTGAACCCCACGCACCCGATCGCCCAGGGCGTCGACCAGCCCATCGTGATCGAGGCGCAGGAGATGTACGGGGAGTTCTTCGACATCCCGACCCCGGACGACCTGGTGTTCATCAGCTCGTTCACCGGCGGCGAGGTGTTCCGCTCGGGCGTGACGTTCACGCGCGGACGCGGCAAGATCTTCTACTTCTCGCCCGGCGACCAGGAGTACCCGGTGTACTTCCACCCGCAGGTGCGCCGCGTCCTCGCCAACGGCGTCCGCTGGGCCGCGCCTGTCGGCGCACGCGCCATCCCCGAGGTCTCCAACCCCCAGCCCGTCTAG
- a CDS encoding Gfo/Idh/MocA family protein: MTTASTPTTPLRAGVVGLGWAGQQHMDAYATLPGVELVAIAGMEDGPRAELGEKYGVTRRYSDWRDLVADGDLDVVSVAVPTFLHAPIAVGALEAGIHVLSEKPIARTAVEAQTMVDAAHRSGRVLEVAFNHRRRGDIEALKAAIDAGQIGRPYHARAVWLRRAGIPALGSWFTNREMAGGGPLIDIGVHVLDYALHLFGEPQVTAVSAVTHSELGTRGRGGAKSDKQHVGSAYEVEDLASLLLRLEGGGSIVLETSWAAYRPAGDEFGITLYGTEGGADLRVVDYAPAGELTIFTGEGEEVEDVAVTADAGRGHLAVVETFLEHVADQANWSHWDGSLALDRARVIDAAYESARLGAEVRLSPATAGLDDTTTTETSQEA, from the coding sequence GTGACCACCGCATCCACTCCGACCACCCCGCTCCGCGCCGGCGTCGTCGGCCTCGGCTGGGCAGGCCAGCAGCACATGGACGCCTACGCGACGCTCCCCGGCGTCGAGCTCGTCGCCATCGCCGGCATGGAGGACGGCCCGCGCGCCGAGCTCGGCGAGAAGTACGGCGTCACCCGTCGCTACAGCGACTGGCGCGACCTCGTCGCCGACGGCGACCTCGACGTCGTGAGCGTCGCCGTCCCCACCTTCCTGCACGCGCCGATCGCCGTCGGAGCGCTGGAGGCCGGCATCCACGTGCTGAGCGAGAAGCCGATCGCGCGCACCGCCGTCGAGGCGCAGACGATGGTCGACGCCGCCCACCGCTCCGGCCGCGTGCTGGAGGTCGCCTTCAACCACCGCCGCCGCGGCGACATCGAGGCGCTCAAGGCCGCGATCGACGCCGGCCAGATCGGCCGGCCGTACCACGCGCGGGCGGTCTGGCTGCGCCGTGCCGGCATCCCGGCGCTCGGAAGCTGGTTCACCAATCGCGAGATGGCCGGCGGCGGACCCCTGATCGACATCGGCGTGCACGTGCTCGACTACGCGCTGCACTTGTTCGGCGAGCCGCAGGTCACCGCGGTCTCCGCCGTCACCCACTCCGAGCTCGGCACGCGCGGCCGCGGCGGCGCGAAGAGCGACAAGCAGCACGTCGGCTCCGCCTACGAGGTGGAAGACCTCGCCAGCCTGCTGCTGCGCCTGGAGGGCGGCGGGTCCATCGTGCTCGAGACGAGCTGGGCCGCCTACCGTCCCGCCGGCGACGAGTTCGGCATCACCCTCTACGGCACCGAGGGCGGCGCGGACCTCCGCGTGGTCGACTACGCCCCCGCCGGCGAGCTGACCATCTTCACCGGCGAGGGCGAGGAGGTCGAGGACGTCGCAGTGACCGCCGACGCCGGCCGCGGCCACCTCGCCGTGGTCGAGACGTTCCTGGAGCATGTCGCCGATCAGGCGAACTGGTCGCACTGGGACGGCTCGCTCGCCCTCGACCGCGCGCGCGTCATCGACGCGGCCTACGAGTCGGCCCGCCTCGGCGCCGAGGTGCGCCTGAGCCCGGCGACGGCCGGCCTCGACGACACGACCACTACCGAGACCAGCCAGGAGGCATGA
- a CDS encoding ROK family protein has product MTDSVRESGIVAADASELLAILRDGVPRTRAQLAELTGLARSTIAVRIDTLTESGLVAPAGDDVSTGGRPPARIRFNPDSRVVLGVDLGATHGVVALADLAGTITSSESRRLRISDGPEAVLDWALETAERLYAATGRPLGDLIGVGVGVPGPVEHSTGLPVNPPIMPGWDRFDIPAYMRRVFDVPVLVDNDVNLLALGEHALAWPDQSELLFVKVATGIGAGIISGGRLQRGAQGSAGDLGHVRVPFTSETPSHGARDADLEALASGPAIARALTAAGIPAETSDDVVALARTGNAEVLQAIRQAGRDLGEVVATCVNLLNPSLVVVGGSLSQVGEQLLAGVREVVYQRSTPLATQHLTITQSRSGETGGAIGAAIMVIQDTLGVASPPLPR; this is encoded by the coding sequence ATGACCGACAGTGTCCGGGAGTCCGGCATCGTCGCCGCTGACGCCTCGGAACTCCTGGCGATCCTGCGCGACGGCGTTCCGCGTACTCGCGCGCAGCTCGCCGAGCTCACCGGCCTCGCCCGCTCGACGATCGCGGTGCGCATCGACACGCTCACCGAGTCCGGGCTGGTGGCTCCGGCCGGCGACGATGTCTCGACGGGCGGCCGGCCGCCCGCGCGCATCCGGTTCAACCCCGACTCGCGCGTCGTGCTGGGCGTGGACCTCGGCGCCACCCACGGCGTCGTCGCGCTGGCCGACCTCGCCGGCACGATCACGAGCAGCGAGTCCCGCCGGCTCAGGATCTCCGACGGACCGGAGGCCGTGCTCGACTGGGCACTGGAGACCGCCGAGCGCCTGTACGCCGCGACCGGACGCCCGCTCGGCGACCTGATCGGCGTCGGCGTCGGCGTGCCGGGGCCGGTCGAGCACTCGACGGGCCTCCCGGTCAACCCGCCGATCATGCCCGGCTGGGACCGCTTCGACATCCCGGCCTACATGCGGCGCGTCTTCGATGTGCCCGTGCTGGTCGACAACGACGTGAACCTGCTCGCCCTCGGCGAGCACGCCCTCGCCTGGCCCGACCAGTCGGAGCTGCTCTTCGTCAAGGTCGCCACCGGCATCGGCGCCGGCATCATCAGCGGAGGCCGCCTGCAGCGCGGCGCGCAGGGCTCGGCGGGCGACCTCGGCCACGTGCGCGTTCCGTTCACCAGCGAGACCCCGAGCCACGGCGCCCGCGACGCCGACCTGGAGGCCCTCGCGAGCGGGCCGGCCATCGCGCGCGCGCTCACCGCGGCGGGCATCCCCGCCGAGACCAGCGACGACGTCGTGGCGCTCGCCCGCACCGGCAACGCCGAGGTGCTGCAGGCCATCCGCCAGGCCGGCCGGGACCTGGGCGAGGTCGTCGCGACCTGCGTCAACCTCCTGAACCCCTCGCTCGTCGTCGTCGGCGGCAGCCTGTCGCAGGTCGGCGAGCAGCTCCTCGCCGGGGTGCGGGAGGTCGTCTACCAGCGCTCGACCCCGCTCGCGACCCAGCATCTCACCATCACCCAGTCCCGCTCCGGCGAGACCGGCGGCGCCATCGGGGCGGCCATCATGGTCATCCAGGACACCCTCGGCGTCGCCTCCCCTCCCCTCCCCCGCTGA
- a CDS encoding sugar phosphate isomerase/epimerase family protein gives MSTSKLSVQLYTVRELLTEDTVGTLRRIADIGFTQVEPFGFLDFADGLRQGFAETGLTAPTTHQGFIGRDDLDTVFAAAADLGIQTVIDPHVPAERWQTAEDVEATAAALNAAAQVAAKHGVRVGYHNHAHELESTIEGVTALEYFASKLAPEVVLEVDTYWVIVGGKDPVELLTKLGDRVVALHIKDGPGTTETKDQVAVGQGSVPVAAIIDAAPNALRVIELDDSRGDRFQAVADSYAYLTSEVFA, from the coding sequence ATGTCGACGTCAAAACTCTCCGTGCAGCTCTATACGGTCCGTGAGCTTCTGACCGAAGACACGGTCGGGACCCTCCGCCGCATCGCGGACATCGGCTTCACCCAGGTCGAGCCGTTCGGCTTCCTGGACTTCGCGGACGGCCTCCGCCAGGGCTTCGCCGAGACCGGCCTGACCGCGCCCACCACTCACCAGGGCTTCATCGGCCGCGACGACCTGGACACCGTGTTCGCCGCCGCCGCCGACCTCGGCATCCAGACGGTCATCGACCCGCACGTGCCCGCCGAGCGCTGGCAGACGGCCGAGGACGTGGAGGCCACCGCCGCCGCCCTCAACGCCGCCGCCCAGGTCGCCGCGAAGCACGGCGTCCGCGTCGGCTACCACAACCACGCCCACGAGCTCGAGAGCACCATCGAGGGCGTCACCGCGCTGGAGTACTTCGCGAGCAAGCTCGCCCCGGAGGTCGTCCTCGAAGTCGACACCTACTGGGTGATCGTCGGCGGCAAGGACCCGGTCGAACTGCTCACGAAGCTCGGCGACCGCGTCGTCGCCCTCCACATCAAGGACGGCCCCGGCACCACCGAGACCAAGGACCAGGTCGCCGTCGGCCAGGGCTCCGTGCCCGTCGCCGCCATCATCGACGCCGCGCCGAACGCCCTCCGCGTCATCGAGCTCGACGACTCCCGCGGCGACCGCTTCCAGGCCGTCGCCGACAGCTACGCCTACCTCACCTCGGAGGTCTTCGCGTGA
- a CDS encoding Gfo/Idh/MocA family protein — protein MSGTGTVGVGLIGAGVISNQYLENLTAFPDLDVRFVADIDLDRAKAQAEKYGVPGSGTVEELLADDAIEIVVNLTIPKVHVEVALQALAAGKHVWSEKPFALDRATGVQLLEAAHEKGLRVATAPDTFLGAGIQSSRRLLESGAIGAPLTALTLMQSAGPESWHPNPDFLFQEGAGPLFDIGPYYLTALVQLFGPVKRVSAVASKAKESRVIGSGPRAGESFEVTVPTHVSALYEFESGQTAQSIFSFDSKLGRTQFEVAGLEATLVVPDPNTFEGDLLVHGADGVETLPATGTTSSRGIGVVELARAIRAGVPERASGEQAFHVLDVMVATIEAGTSGVPVDVRSTVEVAPALPEDWDPRAATLDPRAATLA, from the coding sequence GTGAGCGGGACCGGCACGGTCGGCGTCGGCCTCATCGGCGCGGGCGTCATCAGCAACCAGTACCTCGAGAACCTCACCGCCTTCCCGGACCTCGACGTGCGCTTCGTCGCGGACATCGACCTGGACCGCGCCAAGGCCCAGGCCGAGAAGTACGGCGTGCCGGGCTCCGGCACCGTGGAGGAGCTGCTGGCGGACGACGCGATCGAGATCGTCGTCAACCTCACCATCCCCAAGGTGCACGTCGAGGTGGCGCTGCAGGCGCTCGCCGCGGGCAAGCACGTCTGGAGCGAGAAGCCGTTCGCGCTCGACCGCGCCACCGGCGTGCAGCTCCTGGAGGCCGCGCACGAGAAGGGCCTGCGCGTCGCCACGGCGCCGGACACCTTCCTCGGCGCCGGCATCCAGTCGTCGCGCCGCCTGCTCGAGAGCGGCGCCATCGGTGCGCCGCTGACCGCGCTGACGCTCATGCAGAGCGCCGGCCCGGAGTCGTGGCACCCGAACCCGGACTTCCTGTTCCAGGAGGGCGCCGGCCCGCTCTTCGACATCGGCCCGTACTACCTCACCGCGTTGGTGCAGCTCTTCGGCCCGGTCAAGCGGGTGTCCGCCGTCGCCTCCAAAGCGAAGGAGTCCCGCGTGATCGGCTCCGGCCCGCGTGCGGGCGAGTCGTTCGAGGTCACCGTGCCGACCCACGTCAGCGCGCTGTACGAGTTCGAGAGCGGCCAGACCGCGCAGTCGATCTTCAGCTTCGACTCCAAGCTCGGCCGCACCCAGTTCGAGGTCGCGGGCCTGGAGGCCACGCTCGTGGTCCCCGACCCGAACACCTTCGAGGGCGACCTCCTCGTGCACGGAGCGGACGGCGTCGAGACACTGCCGGCGACCGGCACCACCAGCAGCCGCGGCATCGGCGTCGTCGAGCTGGCTCGCGCCATCCGCGCCGGCGTCCCGGAGCGCGCCTCGGGCGAGCAGGCCTTCCACGTCCTCGACGTGATGGTCGCGACCATCGAGGCCGGCACGTCCGGAGTCCCGGTGGACGTGCGGAGCACCGTCGAGGTCGCTCCGGCCCTGCCCGAGGACTGGGACCCGCGCGCGGCCACCCTGGACCCGCGCGCTGCGACGCTGGCCTGA
- a CDS encoding Gfo/Idh/MocA family protein: protein MSSESGGLSRRDESTAGSRLRVAIVGGGFMAEVHSRAARAARAEPAGIVSSSPERSAAAAERLGIGRAYGSLEEVLADDTIDVVHVTTPNALHAAQAAAVLASGKDVVCEKPLATTVSDAKALVAAASGRTATVPFVYRFHPLVREARARFASGAAGQVLTVNASYLQDWLLASGDDNWRVDSEQGGRSRAFADIGSHLVDLVEFVSGDRVARLSAKKRTVFADRASHAGITTEDAAAVVIETESGAIGTLLVSQVAPGRKNRLWLEIAGSAESVAFDQEQPETLWVGRRSGSLLIPRDADQLSADAARLCVVPSGHPQGYQDAFNAFVADSYAAVAGETPDGLPRFEDGLRAVRITDAVIDSAESGTWIEMGTN, encoded by the coding sequence GTGAGCAGCGAGTCGGGTGGACTGAGCCGGCGGGACGAGAGCACAGCCGGATCGCGGCTGCGCGTCGCGATCGTCGGCGGCGGATTCATGGCGGAGGTGCATTCGCGCGCTGCGCGGGCCGCACGCGCCGAGCCGGCGGGCATCGTCTCGTCGTCGCCTGAGCGGTCGGCCGCTGCGGCCGAGCGCCTCGGCATCGGCCGGGCGTACGGCTCGCTGGAGGAGGTGCTCGCGGACGACACGATCGACGTCGTCCACGTGACCACGCCGAACGCGCTGCACGCCGCACAGGCCGCGGCCGTTCTGGCCTCCGGCAAGGACGTCGTCTGCGAGAAGCCGCTGGCGACGACGGTGTCCGACGCGAAGGCGCTGGTCGCCGCCGCGTCCGGCCGGACCGCGACCGTGCCGTTCGTCTACCGCTTCCACCCGTTGGTCCGGGAGGCCAGGGCGCGCTTCGCGTCCGGCGCGGCCGGGCAGGTGCTCACGGTGAACGCCTCCTACCTCCAGGACTGGCTGCTGGCCTCCGGCGACGACAACTGGCGCGTCGACTCGGAGCAGGGCGGCCGCTCCCGCGCGTTCGCCGACATCGGCTCGCACCTGGTCGACCTCGTGGAGTTCGTGAGCGGCGACCGGGTGGCGCGCCTCTCGGCGAAGAAGCGCACGGTGTTCGCCGACCGCGCCTCCCACGCGGGCATCACGACGGAAGACGCCGCAGCGGTGGTCATCGAGACCGAGAGCGGCGCCATCGGCACCCTGCTCGTGTCGCAGGTGGCTCCCGGCCGCAAGAACCGGCTCTGGCTGGAGATCGCGGGCAGCGCCGAGAGCGTGGCCTTCGACCAGGAGCAGCCGGAGACGCTGTGGGTCGGCCGCCGCTCCGGCAGCCTCCTGATCCCGCGCGACGCCGACCAGCTCAGCGCCGACGCCGCCCGCCTCTGCGTCGTGCCCTCCGGCCACCCGCAGGGCTACCAGGACGCGTTCAACGCATTCGTCGCCGACAGCTACGCCGCGGTCGCGGGGGAGACCCCCGACGGCCTGCCGCGCTTCGAGGACGGCCTGCGCGCCGTCCGGATCACCGACGCCGTGATCGACTCCGCCGAGTCGGGCACCTGGATCGAGATGGGAACCAACTGA
- a CDS encoding sugar phosphate isomerase/epimerase family protein: MTDTAATESGRTHPVTLFTGQWADLTLEEVAKHASEWGYDGLEIACSGEHLDVWRAAEDDAYLQGRLDILDKYGLKVWAISNHLKGQAVCDDPIDFRHQAIVGSKVWGDGDPEGVRQRAAEELKLTAKVARKLGVDTVVGFTGSSIWPYVAQFPPVPASVIDAGYQDFADRWNPILDVFDGEGVRFAHEVHPSEIAYDYWTSVRSLDAIDHREAFGFNWDPSHMMWQDIDPVGFIVDFKDRIYHVDCKDTRLRPKNGRAGVLGSHLPWGDPRRGWDFVSTGHGDVPWEDSFRALESIGYTGPISIEWEDAGMDRLHGAKEAVGYIRSLLWNLPAASFDAAFSNQD; the protein is encoded by the coding sequence ATGACGGACACCGCAGCCACGGAGTCGGGTCGCACGCACCCGGTCACCCTGTTCACCGGCCAGTGGGCCGACCTGACGCTGGAGGAGGTCGCCAAGCACGCCTCCGAGTGGGGCTACGACGGCCTGGAGATCGCCTGCTCGGGCGAGCACCTCGACGTCTGGCGCGCCGCGGAGGACGACGCGTACCTCCAGGGCCGCCTCGACATCCTGGACAAGTACGGCCTGAAGGTCTGGGCCATCTCCAACCACCTGAAGGGCCAGGCCGTCTGCGACGACCCGATCGACTTCCGCCACCAGGCGATCGTCGGCTCGAAGGTGTGGGGCGACGGCGACCCGGAGGGCGTGCGCCAGCGTGCCGCCGAGGAGCTCAAGCTGACCGCGAAGGTCGCCCGCAAGCTCGGCGTGGACACCGTGGTCGGCTTCACCGGCTCCAGCATCTGGCCGTACGTGGCGCAGTTCCCGCCGGTTCCGGCCTCCGTCATCGACGCCGGCTACCAGGACTTCGCCGACCGCTGGAACCCGATCCTCGACGTGTTCGACGGTGAGGGCGTGCGGTTCGCGCACGAGGTCCACCCGTCGGAGATCGCGTACGACTACTGGACCAGCGTCCGCTCGCTGGATGCCATCGACCACCGCGAGGCGTTCGGCTTCAACTGGGACCCGTCGCACATGATGTGGCAGGACATCGACCCGGTCGGCTTCATCGTGGACTTCAAGGACCGCATCTACCACGTGGACTGCAAGGACACCCGCCTGCGCCCGAAGAACGGCCGCGCGGGCGTGCTCGGCTCGCACCTGCCCTGGGGCGACCCGCGTCGCGGCTGGGACTTCGTCTCCACCGGGCACGGCGACGTGCCGTGGGAGGACTCCTTCCGCGCGCTGGAGTCGATCGGCTACACCGGCCCGATCTCGATCGAGTGGGAGGACGCCGGGATGGACCGCCTGCACGGCGCCAAGGAAGCGGTCGGCTACATCCGCTCCCTGCTCTGGAACCTCCCCGCCGCCTCGTTCGACGCCGCCTTCAGCAACCAGGACTGA
- a CDS encoding pentapeptide repeat-containing protein: protein MDIIRGEDWYGRDLDGLEFDGVEFIDVDLTEVRTSGATFTACTFRKVRFNVSEHTDSAFVNCTFIGCNFFDATFRRCKVTGSSFSGCEFALLKVDGGNWSFVDLGRAELRGADFTGVRLREADLSRARCTEAVFSGCDLSAAVLTGADFSAANLVGSDLTGVDPTDVGLRGATIDERQAILLAEAAGMVVVPTPS from the coding sequence GTGGACATCATCCGTGGCGAGGACTGGTACGGTCGCGACCTCGACGGCCTCGAGTTCGACGGGGTGGAGTTCATCGACGTCGACCTGACCGAGGTGCGCACGTCCGGCGCCACGTTCACCGCGTGCACGTTCCGGAAGGTGCGCTTCAACGTCAGCGAGCACACCGACAGCGCCTTCGTGAACTGCACGTTCATCGGCTGCAACTTCTTCGACGCGACGTTCCGGCGGTGCAAGGTCACCGGCAGCAGCTTCAGCGGCTGCGAGTTCGCGTTGCTGAAAGTGGACGGCGGCAACTGGTCGTTCGTGGACCTCGGCCGCGCCGAGCTGCGCGGCGCCGACTTCACCGGGGTGCGGCTGCGGGAGGCCGACCTGAGCAGGGCGCGCTGCACCGAGGCCGTGTTCTCGGGCTGCGACCTCTCGGCGGCGGTGCTCACGGGCGCAGACTTCTCTGCGGCGAACCTCGTCGGCAGCGACCTGACCGGCGTCGACCCGACCGACGTCGGCCTCCGCGGCGCGACCATCGACGAGCGCCAGGCGATCCTCCTGGCGGAGGCCGCCGGGATGGTCGTCGTCCCCACGCCCTCCTGA
- a CDS encoding ABC transporter ATP-binding protein, with the protein MYTLTNVTKKYRQSSREVIALSDVTLEIPDGQLVAIQGPTGGGKSTLLQMLGALDRPTSGSVELGSASLSKLGDHKLTGIRANEIGFVFQGFNLIPTLNAQENVETALAPLKVSAEERKRRAAEALASVGLADRGSHLPSELSGGQQQRVAIARALVKNPDVLLADEPTGNLDEETRDEIMDLLEGLWRDRGLTVIVVTHDSAVAKRAQRRLHIKHGQVKEVA; encoded by the coding sequence GTGTACACCCTCACGAACGTCACCAAGAAGTACCGCCAGTCCTCCCGCGAGGTGATCGCCCTCAGCGACGTCACGCTGGAGATCCCGGACGGCCAGCTCGTCGCCATCCAGGGCCCGACCGGCGGGGGCAAGTCGACGCTGCTGCAGATGCTCGGCGCCCTCGACCGGCCCACCTCGGGCTCGGTCGAGCTCGGCTCGGCGAGCCTGTCGAAGCTCGGCGACCACAAGCTCACCGGCATCCGCGCCAACGAGATCGGCTTCGTCTTCCAGGGGTTCAACCTGATCCCGACGCTGAACGCCCAGGAGAACGTGGAGACCGCGCTCGCACCGCTCAAGGTGAGCGCGGAGGAGCGTAAGCGCCGCGCCGCGGAGGCGCTCGCCTCGGTGGGCCTCGCCGACCGGGGCAGCCACCTCCCGTCCGAGCTCTCGGGCGGCCAGCAGCAGCGCGTCGCGATCGCCCGCGCCCTGGTGAAGAACCCGGACGTGCTGCTGGCCGACGAGCCGACCGGCAACCTCGACGAGGAGACCCGCGACGAGATCATGGACCTCCTCGAGGGCCTGTGGCGCGACCGCGGCCTCACCGTCATCGTCGTCACGCACGACAGTGCGGTCGCCAAACGCGCCCAGCGCCGGCTGCACATCAAGCACGGCCAGGTGAAAGAGGTCGCGTAG
- a CDS encoding ABC transporter permease yields MFGTYLRRELLNRRKQTIIIAIGMALAIALVIIVNAVSAGVKDAQASVLQSVYGVGTDITITEPATAQSATAQQGAGGGPRFDFGANSGTDTGSGRQVNTSRLATTRGDTVMDAATLTTAKKVQNVQSAAAVLSLTNTSFSGTLPNFQQLRQQRQAAGGSTASTPPPTGGADGAGGSSFTVDSFSVMGLDPAGKSVGPLSSVTLSSGRTFTAADKAADVVVLDAAYAKTASKAVGDTVTIGGTDFKVIGVVSATGADSTTAANAYIPLGVAQTLSGQTSKVSSVYITASSSSDIDQIKADLTKALPGATVSTQADLASTVSGSLGSAGQLIANLGTWLSVIVLAAAFLIAILFTISGVTRRTREFGTLKAIGWSNRGITGQVAGESIVQGLIGGIIGVAVGLLGVWVVNIVSPTLTGSVGGGSGFANAAGRGTGAGTGGAGTGTGAGGFGGGFGGGTGGGGAFAGVRRAASTTTADIALHAPVTLWIIVGAVALAILGGLIAGAIGGWRASRLRPAAALRSVA; encoded by the coding sequence ATGTTCGGGACCTATCTGCGGCGCGAGCTCCTCAATCGCCGCAAGCAGACGATCATCATCGCGATAGGCATGGCCCTCGCGATCGCACTCGTCATCATCGTCAACGCGGTCTCCGCCGGCGTCAAGGACGCGCAGGCGAGCGTGCTGCAGTCCGTGTACGGCGTCGGCACCGACATCACCATCACCGAGCCGGCCACCGCCCAGAGCGCGACCGCCCAGCAGGGCGCCGGCGGCGGGCCCCGCTTCGACTTCGGCGCCAACTCCGGCACCGACACCGGCTCGGGCCGCCAGGTGAACACCTCGCGGCTGGCGACCACCCGCGGCGACACCGTGATGGACGCCGCCACGCTGACGACCGCCAAGAAGGTCCAGAACGTGCAGTCCGCGGCCGCCGTGCTGTCGCTGACCAACACCAGCTTCAGCGGCACGCTCCCCAACTTCCAGCAGCTCCGCCAGCAGCGCCAGGCCGCCGGCGGCTCCACGGCCTCCACTCCCCCGCCCACCGGCGGCGCCGACGGCGCGGGCGGCAGCTCGTTCACCGTCGACTCGTTCTCGGTGATGGGCCTCGACCCGGCCGGCAAGTCGGTCGGACCGCTCTCGTCCGTCACCCTCTCCAGCGGACGCACGTTCACAGCAGCCGACAAGGCGGCCGACGTGGTCGTGCTCGACGCCGCATACGCCAAGACCGCGTCCAAGGCGGTCGGCGACACCGTCACCATCGGCGGCACCGACTTCAAGGTGATCGGCGTCGTCTCCGCCACCGGAGCGGACTCGACCACCGCGGCGAACGCGTACATCCCGCTCGGCGTCGCCCAGACGCTCTCCGGTCAGACCTCCAAGGTCTCCTCCGTCTACATCACGGCGTCGTCGTCCAGCGACATCGACCAGATCAAGGCCGACCTGACCAAGGCCCTCCCCGGCGCGACCGTCAGCACCCAGGCCGACCTGGCCTCCACCGTCTCCGGCTCGCTCGGCAGCGCGGGACAGCTCATCGCCAACCTCGGCACCTGGCTCTCGGTGATCGTGCTGGCGGCGGCGTTCCTCATCGCCATCCTCTTCACCATCTCCGGTGTGACCCGCCGGACCCGGGAGTTCGGCACCCTCAAGGCGATCGGCTGGTCCAACCGGGGGATCACCGGTCAGGTCGCCGGCGAGTCGATCGTGCAGGGCCTCATCGGCGGCATCATCGGCGTCGCGGTCGGACTCCTCGGCGTCTGGGTCGTCAACATCGTCTCCCCGACTCTGACCGGCAGCGTGGGCGGCGGCTCCGGCTTCGCCAATGCGGCCGGCCGGGGCACCGGCGCCGGGACGGGCGGCGCGGGAACCGGCACCGGCGCAGGCGGCTTCGGCGGCGGCTTCGGAGGCGGGACCGGAGGCGGCGGAGCGTTCGCCGGAGTCCGCCGTGCGGCCTCCACCACCACGGCCGACATCGCCCTGCACGCCCCGGTGACCCTGTGGATCATCGTCGGCGCGGTCGCGCTCGCCATCCTCGGCGGTCTCATCGCCGGTGCGATCGGCGGCTGGCGCGCCTCCCGTCTCCGTCCCGCCGCAGCCCTGCGCTCGGTCGCCTGA
- a CDS encoding response regulator transcription factor: MGKVTINTRAASGPSSQPRTLLRRADGSSIRVLVVDDEATLTDLLAMALHYEDWEVKTASNGQQALQLSREFKPDVVVLDIMLPDIDGLQVLSRMRADGNEAPVLFLTAKDSLDDRIAGLTAGGDDYVTKPFSLEELVARLRGLLRRSRAAVADQDDPVLIVGDLVLDEDSYEVHRDGDPIQLTATEFELLRFLMRNPRRVLSKAQILDRVWSYDFGGSSSVVELYISYLRKKIDAGRPAMIHTVRGAGYMVKAAQ; this comes from the coding sequence ATGGGAAAGGTGACCATCAATACCCGAGCCGCCTCCGGCCCCTCCAGCCAGCCCCGTACCCTCCTGCGCCGCGCGGACGGCAGCTCGATCCGCGTGCTCGTCGTCGACGACGAGGCGACGCTCACCGATCTGCTCGCGATGGCGCTGCACTACGAGGACTGGGAGGTGAAGACCGCGTCCAACGGGCAGCAGGCTCTGCAGCTCTCCCGCGAGTTCAAGCCGGACGTGGTCGTGCTGGACATCATGCTGCCGGACATCGACGGCCTCCAGGTGCTCTCCCGGATGCGCGCGGACGGCAACGAGGCGCCCGTGCTGTTCCTCACCGCCAAGGACTCCCTCGACGACCGGATCGCCGGGCTCACCGCCGGCGGCGACGACTACGTCACCAAGCCGTTCAGCCTGGAGGAGCTCGTCGCCCGGCTCCGCGGCCTGCTGCGCCGGTCACGCGCGGCCGTCGCCGACCAGGACGACCCGGTGCTCATCGTCGGCGACCTCGTGCTGGACGAGGACAGCTACGAGGTGCACCGCGACGGCGACCCCATCCAGCTCACCGCGACGGAGTTCGAGCTGCTGCGGTTCCTGATGCGCAACCCGCGCCGCGTGCTCAGCAAGGCCCAGATCCTGGACCGCGTCTGGTCGTACGACTTCGGCGGCTCCTCCAGCGTGGTCGAGCTCTACATCTCCTACCTGCGCAAGAAGATCGACGCAGGGCGCCCCGCGATGATCCACACCGTGCGCGGCGCCGGCTACATGGTGAAGGCCGCGCAATGA